A genomic region of Dreissena polymorpha isolate Duluth1 chromosome 4, UMN_Dpol_1.0, whole genome shotgun sequence contains the following coding sequences:
- the LOC127876924 gene encoding uncharacterized protein LOC127876924 isoform X1, translated as MEDVLDCNSQEMEKYLRYVSHKDFISKCVRHGIVPEGFKINWNIQIDCSDEILNKCEKIKQDASVKLMELTLVACEEKINKLRSDVCVEDLNNDDHKLFSKRKLAELTQKKNEKFYKLLNYGIRRRDEQIIKGTCQRTRG; from the exons atggaagatGTGTTGGACTGCAATAGCCAAGAGATGGAAAAATACTTACGTTATGTGTCACataaagattttatatcaaagtgtGTAAGACATGGGATTGTACCAGAAGGATTCAAGATCAACTGGAATATTCAGATAGACTGTAGCGATGAAATACTAAACAAGtgtgaaaaaatcaaacaagatgcGTCGGTGAAACTCATGGAACTCACATTGGTagcttgtgaagagaaaattaacaaACTAAGAAGCGATGTATGTGTGGAAGATTTAAACAATGACGACcataaactgttttcaaaacggaagctagctgaacttacacagaaaaagaatgaaaaattctACAAGCTGTTGAACT atggtatacgtcggagagacgagcagatcattaaaggaacgtgccaaagaacacgaggctga